From the Argentina anserina chromosome 3, drPotAnse1.1, whole genome shotgun sequence genome, the window atatGTGATAGATTATAactttagtttgatttgaaataCACTAGTTATGATTTTATGATTTCACCACTGTTGGCAGTGTTGGGTGTGATTAGAGATAATGTACCTAGTTTCACATGTTAATTATTCCTCCattaccaaaaagaaaaagaagaataaaagCAACCCTGCTGCATATTTATTGACATCTCAAAGTTTGTACACAAACATCACCAAAATAGATCAAGAGATTTCCTTTGAACGTTGAAGGAGCACACGCAATTCTTGTGCAAAAATTTATGCATTGAGCAGTCACCATAACCTGCAAGTCAATACCaaaattactaaaaaaaacttatttttttaGCTAAATAAATTTCAgtgtaaaaaattaaattttaaatattagcttatttcaaatttctatatatagcaaTAAATAATCGTAAATCTTTTTTCTAACTCAACTCATTATAAAATCATGCCTCGGTTCTTACTTTTGATGAAATGAAAGTCATGAATACAATCACATAAGTGAGGACTATTTAAAGTGAGATAGAATGGCAACAGGCAACGGCTACAATGAGTCTGCTGAGCAAAGCAAAACGGCTATATTGCATGGAAATGGAGCGTTTTGGGTTGGAATTCTCAGTTGTTGGGATTAGGAAAATGAAAAGGGACAAAGAAAGGGGCTTTACTCTTGAACTGACTTTGCGTCTCCTTCACATCATTGTCCCTTGCACTTTCATATTATTTACCATAAATCCATGGACTTGAAGTGAGGCTGCACCTGATGGTTTCACAAATCAATGATTATCTTACAATTAGTAGACAAAATAAAATGCCTTAGCTTAACCTTTTACTGTGGCTAGAAGAGGTAAAAACTTAAAGCGAAAACTTGTACATACTATCTTGTTGGGTAAAAAGACAAAATGCGGGATCCAATTTCTTGATTCTAAGCATGGCGACAACCAAGCAATCTGGTTGAGATAAAAGCGAAACAAGTACGGAACAAAAGAGTCTCTCTTTCCTTGCCCAGAACAGAAAACCGATTAACCAAATTTGAAGAATGTTCGTAGCTGAAGCAATATGCACTCTGGTCCCACCGGAAAGTTAATCTCTTCAAAACCCAGAATTGGGTTTCTGACCAGAATTTCAACTCCAAATGTTTTGCGTTGCCAAACCCATCATTACTCTTGCTCTCTCTTTTCTACTCAAGGGGACAGTAGAGCTCAGACCAGAACCAGTTTCTCTCTAAATGCTTCCTCATCTTCAGGTCAGTCGAGCTTTCTCATATCATGTTGCAATTTTCAACATGATTTGATCTTATGCTATACGAAGTTGAATGGTTTGAAAGTAtggttctttgaaattcagtTGCCTATTAAAGGGGCAGACTTCGGATTATtatcaccttttttttttaccttcaAACGCAAATTGGTTTTTGGATTTTGACACAATAGCTGAATGCATCTAATTTAGAATTCCAACTTCTACAGGTAACCAGTATAGTAATCCCCAATGTGTTAAAGTGGGTAGTGTCGTTGACTAATGAAAACTGTATGGTAAAAAGTAGAAATATTGCACATGTAATCTGGAGAGGATTAAAAGAACCCAATTGAATTGAGAATTGATTTCTGAAAACCAGTGAACTCAGACGATTGTATGCTTATGGATCAGAAATTATACCAAATATTAAGAGTCTGGTGAAGTTGTTAAAACTTGGAACAATTAAGTTGAACTTTGAGGACACCATGGCTGCTGACCTTCGTTGGACATCAGGTTAATTTTGAATCTTTGAAAGATAACAAAGGCCTGGAATTTGCGAACTTTATATTGTGATGTCAAATAGTGTACTTGAGAATGTGAGGCGAATTATTGAGAAATCTTTCTGTATTGGTTATTTCCTTTCTATGCTGACAAGTTTGTTACTTGCTCCTCTATGCGCTGTTTTATGCCAAACCTCAGTCACAGAATTAGTTTGATGCTTTGAATGTcaaacttttcttttcttaattcAGGTATTGCTCTAAAATCTGATAAAATCAGCCATCCTCACATCTCCTTAGCtgtatttaaaattaaaataggcTTCATAATGGTTACCATACCCTCATACTCGTTTTAGATGAAACTCATGAAAGGTTTGTGTTCCATCAATGTTTTCTGTAGATAGTAAACATATAAATGAGCACCGGTCAATTTCGGTATCTAATCAAGCTTCGATTCTCCAAAGTAAACTTCATTAATCCTGATAAAGACTCAGTAAAGCTTTACTCTGTTAGAACTTAGAAACTTTGAATTCCATTTTAATAACTTAAAAGAGGTTTCCTTTCTGAAGTCCCTAATTCTAGTAAGTCGAATTAAATGTTAAATGTTAAAAAATGTTTTGATATGCAAATGTcttatttttttgttctatTTAGAACACTCATACATTCTCCTTTTTGTTTGTAGTCATTACAAAATTTGTTGTATTTTCTCTTAAACAAAAATGCAGTTGGAAGTGCAGAATACATAGAGGAGCCCGCTACCAATGTGAGATTTCAAACATCTTTGAACTTGCCTGGGTGCTCAAGTCCATTTGCATTGCTTGGAACTGGTTAGTTGCTTCATATCATGTTAAATATCATTTGATAAGAACTTGAGAAGAATGATATCCATCAGTTGAGATTGAGTATAAAAGTCAGAACTGGAGTGAATAAGCATCTATGTCTCATGTTTCATGTAACAAGAAAGATGaagcttataaaaaaaatacaggTGTAAGTATGTACCAGGtaaaatttgagaaaattgGTACTAATATCGATCTCATGTGTGGGGTCATAAGCAACTGAAATTTATACCATCTCTCTCATCTAGTCATTAAaccggtcctattctgttttCAGTTGATTACTCAGGTAACAATTCATACCAATAATGAATCAAtgatatttaatttttatatttagcTCATCCATTTCTATGAAGAGATGAGAGTACATATTTTACTGGGAAAAATTAATTCTCCCATGGAAACTACGAGGCACACTATTGAAAATGGTAATATCAGTGTGTTTGTGGCATTTAATAACTAATGGACCAGTGTGATGCATGCGATTAaagacctaaaaattaaattttacaaaaataatttttacaaaTGAAACATCAGTAATGTATCGGCCGGCCCCTCCAAAACATTGTAGATTTCACCCCACTTCTGCAGTCTCTTGAAATCTTAATCAAGGGGATGTTTTTTTCCTCTGCagctttaattttttatttttcgtcTACAAAGCTTTCAGCGTATAACTTTGGTGTTGGCAATACTTTCAGGATACAGGGAAAAAGTCTTTGCAATTATTGGCGTTAAAGTATATGCTGCAGGATTATACTTAAACCAATCCATCTTAAATTACTTGACTGCTTGGAAAGGAAGATCAGCTGCTGACATTAAGAAGGATCCATCCTTGTTCAGCTCCATTTTTCAGTGTAATAAAGCTTAAAGTATATGCATTTTCCTTGTCGCACACTGGCACTCATGCGCGGAATTGCAAAATTAACGTTTATCATTTGCAGCTCCTTCTGAGAAATCATTACAGATTGTTCTGGTTAGAGATGTTGATGGGAAAACATTTTGGGATGCCTTGAATGATGCCATCTCTCCAAGAATCAAGTCACCCACTCCTGTTGATGAGTCGGCACTGTCCACATTTCGCAGTACCTTTGAAGGGAAACCCCTCAAAAAGGGAACATTCATATTTTTGACGTGGCCGCAGACTTCCAAAATGCTTGTAAGTCTGAATTCAAAAGTCAACTTTCTATGTGAACTACTGCTTTcctttaaataattttgttgacATATATTATTCTACGTTTTATTGTTAATAACATCATTAGCTTATGCTTTCCCATACTATTTTGTCAAAATTTTCACCCACACACATTCTTATCCAGTTAGATATATTGTGACATACAGGTTTTGATCTCATCTAATGGGCTTCCATCTAGTGTGGATGCTACCATAGAATCAGAAAACGTGAGTTCAGCTCTATTTGATGTATTCTTTGGAGACACTCCAGTTTCTCCTACCTTAAAGGCTTCTGTTGCAACCAGATTAGAATCAATCCTCAAGTAGATGCCACAAGTTAGTGTTTCAtcttttcctctctctctctctctctttgggGCTTGGTTGTTCAATTGATCTATTCTATGAGTTTATTGACAAATTGATTAGCTTACCTGATAATCAAAATGTTACTAGATCTTTTTCTATGtaactgcatatatatatgtaccttctCTTACCAAGAAATTGAAAAATCAAGAATGAAATATAGcaagtaaatttattttatccTTCTAAGCATTCCTTTGATTTCTTGAATGAATCATTTATCTAGCTAATCTTCAATTACatataagaaattaaaaaagaaaaattagttTCACTTAGATATAACTCCTGGATCTGATTATGTAAACAAGGTCTTAACATTGGTTTGGCTTCCTGGCTAGAACTAggtttttttaatattaagAATATCAGTTTGAAGCTACTTAAAAGGCACCATGATATCAATAATACATTAATACATGATATTAGGTTGGAGACTTCTCTAAGTTTTTGGAAACTTAAAGATATTTTCTCAATATGATTAGAGAAATTTGCAATTGCCTATCATTTCTGAACATCAGAGAGATGATGGAAGAAAGCTCTTGGTGACAAGGGTATGGCTCCATTATAGAAGAGTGAATAGATGGATCAAAATAATAGATATTCTTGAACAAAGAAGAAATCTCTTCTTTTTCGGTGAAATGGGAGACACTAACATTATGATTTATAGACCCACAACTTTGTCACTTCTGATCTGCTCAAGCATCTTGACAACCTCAGCCATGGTAGGCCTCTTGGAAGGCTCTGATTCAAGGCACATTAATGCAATGCTAAAAGCATCGTTAATGTCGTCCTCTGGACAACACCCTAAGTTATTGTCAAGTACATACTCCTCCTTCTTATCCTGAACAACTGCCTTCACCTGCAACAAGGTTAACCCATTTATTCTCATGCATATTAGTCACCGATCAATTTGAGAAAAACTTTCTGAAGTGTAAAGTGAGGACAATCTCTGATATATACTAAATTCTCCATGGTCAATCTCTAATACTTGATCAAAACTTACCCACGTTACTAGCTTTGTTCCTTCCTCAACAAATGCTTCATCTGTAGGCTTCTTACCAGTGAGGAGTTCTAGTAAAACCACTCCAAAACTGTAAACATCCCCTTTTGCTGTTGCTCTTCCGGTATCAAAATATTCTGAAGAGAAAAGTTTCGTAGGCTCATCACTCTCATGTACCAATACATTGAATAATCTACAAGCAATACAGTAAATTGTGGTCGTACTTTAAATTCATAACCATACCTGGGGCTAAGTATCCGAAAGTTCCAGCAACAAGAGTTGAAACATGAGTCTTATCTGGTTCCATCAAAGTAGCCAGCCCGAAATCAGATATTCGAGCCTCCATGTTTTGATCCAACAATATATTGCTTGATTTGATATCTCTATGGATTATATGAGGGATGCAATCATGATGAAGGTATGATATTCCTCTTGCAGCACCTAGTGCTATTTTGTATCTGGCCGGCCAGTCCAGACATTTGTTCGTCATTGATCTTCCTGCATCGTAATGTACAGTAGGCACATAATTAGTGTACCAGATTAATGACCACGGattgaaaacttgaaattcaACTTTTAATGGTGCTCTTTAGCGATTATGATGTTTTAAACGCTTCTTACTTTCAAATCAGCATATCATTTGCACTAGTATGGCAAACAAACTTATTGCTGAAACTCATGTAATGATGTAAAATCTTAGCTTAACTCATGTAGAAATCGAACCAATATATGCATACCATGAAGAACTCTATCTAAGCTGCCATTAGCTACCAGTTCGTATATGAGAAGGTTATAATGTGGAGCAGTGTAATATCCATGAAGAGTCACAATGTTCCGGTGCTTTATATCACCCATTGCTTCGAGCTCTCTCTCGAATCCTCGATCTCTATCTGCACTTCCTCTGTTCAGTCTCTTCACAGCAAAGGCCATGGTGTCATTTACTGTAAGTTTATAAACTGTCCCATATCCTCCAGAGCCAATAATGTCCTTGTTGCTCAACTTCAGCGTCTTCTTTAAGAACACATCTGATTTTAGAGACTGCATTACTGGTGCCCTGAACAAAACCATTTTCCCACCTGTAAATTCCACAATACAATACATCAGTTAGGATATGTATACCTCTAGTTTTCAATGTGCATATTTCCCGGTGTTCTCAGTTATACCTGAGAAGCCATGTTCGAAAACCAAGTGCTTTCTCTTCCATCGCCTATAGATGAGGACTGCAATTATAATCTTCGATATTACAAAAGCAATACAGCATATGGTTATGTAGAATGCTAGAACCAAAGCATTCCTCATTTGATTCAACTTGAGCAAAGCTCTGTTGATATAAAACCAGAAGACTGCAGAAATAGAAGAACTAAAGTCTAAGATGAGGATCCGTACTTCATACTGTGGAATCAACTTTAATGAATAAGCAGAAACATTGTACTGTTGGATCATTGAAATATTGACACATATAAGTGCATTAAGGGTCCTACGAAAGCAATCTTGTCCTTGTACTAGATTCACATGCATAAGTTTACTAATTTGAGAGGTCATCCACATGAATTGGAAATTAGCCTTCTAGAGCCTAATATGGGCAGCAGGCAACAACCAAACTTGATTAACCCAAAAGTATTAAAGGTAAAAGAAGATAAGTGTGAAATGGGGATGCATCATGTGATATTCAAAGTTGTCACCTTCTCCTTTCCCATTTATGTGGAAATTTAGAATTCACAGGCCAAAAAGTGCCTTCTTATTTTTGGGATAGAAAGCGCAGCTGTGAAGTCTGGGAGAGTGAAAGCAACTACATGGGTCTAGAATTCTGAATAGAGCTGCATCTTTCTTCTCTGTGTATCTGCAATCATGTATTATGTATGTGCACCTTGCACTTGATAACTATTGGATCAAAACATGAAAATATGGTAATAGAATTAATTTGGTGACTTCATAGCTTACCCTAGGGTTGGAAATGTAGAACCTTTTAATGGCTAACGATCGGAGATACTGTAGAGATCGAGCTGCCTTTATAACTCAAAAGTATATTTTTGTATCTAAAAGGATTTGATAGGATGGATTTCATGATCTCAGACTTGTTTAgttatcacaaaaaaaaaatctcaattcAACGAATCACAGTTTTCTGATTAAGATTTTTTTCGAGAAAGTTAGACATAAAGTCTTCTCCTCTTAGCTTTGAATCTTCCATTTTCAAACCATAAGTTGGGTGTTGCTCTCTCTATGCGGTGtacctttctttttctttccctttttTGAAATTGGGATACTCCTTATTTATAGAATTATATTAAATGGTTGTGTTAGGCATACTTAGTGTGATCATTCAAGCAGATATCACTCACATCAGTCACATGTTCTCTCCTGCCATTGTCTAAGCCTCTATAAGGAGAGAAGTAAGGAGATGAAAATGAATCCAGTAGTAGCAATGTAGCGCCATCAACAGTAAAAATCAGCTTTCCTCCAGTAGCCACATATGATTCTGTATATCTGTTTTGTTTATATGATCAAGAATATATCCCGAAATCGATCACAAAAGAACACGATGGCAAGTTGGCAACCAGTTGTAAAATTTCTTGCATTTATTTGAAAAGATTGTTATCTCTTGCTTCAAGGATTACTGAGCAAAGAATCAAAGTCAATCTTACAAATTTTTGTTGATAAAATACTTCTAGTGCAATAGTCAAAACGAGAGAAACTAGAGGGTATATGTGTTTACCTGTAGACTGCAGCTTGATTAAGGTCTATGTTAAGTTCGTTGTAAATTAACTTGAGAATATCCGAAGATCTTAGCGTCTTTATGTAGACATAATTGTGTATTTCTAATCATTATGAAAGCCTTACGAGTAATAAGTCCCGAAAACTGAAGATACCAAGACACATCACAACGTCTGAAATCAATGAAAAAGCTCATTGTACTTTAAGTAGTACAAAAACAGAACTGGCCTAACTAAGACAAGAATCATAGTTTTCCTGCAATACGATTTAGGGCTTATTCAAATGTACTCAATTCGATCATCAGATTCATCATCATATAGGATAATTACAGTTCTTGGGACTAAAAGAACTTGCATTTCCGATCAACTGATCGATTTGAGTTCTTGATCGATTCTTTATGTCGATCGTCTTTCCTTATGTACGTTCCGTCGTCTTGACTCCATCGGCCATCCCGTTATGTCGATCATCTTTCCTTCTATGATCTTTCTTATGCTTCTGTCAACTTCCAGTCACGTCCCAAGATCTGTGAACAAAGAAGACAATcagttaaaaagaaaaagaattgatcaagaagaagaaataaagaagTAATAAACCCTAATCTGGAACCCAGGTCATCTCTCCCAAAACTTGAACTCTGGAAAAAGAATTGACCAAGATGAAGAGATAAAGAAGTAACAAACCCTAAACTGGAACCCAGGTGTCTCCCAAAACTTGAACACTGATGGATTTCCCCTTTTTCAGTCGCTCCCATAAGCTCTCTCACACTCACTTCACTCTCTCCATTCTTCACTCGCAGATGAGGAATGAGGAAAGGAGAGAGTAAAAGAGCGAAAGAAAGCAGAGAGGGTGGGTGATTCAGGAGGTAATGATCCATCTAGGCTCTATATATAACCGTTAGTGAATTGTCGGCTACGGAACAGCTGTATCAAGTTAGCCGACCCTGGAAACCCTAATTACAATTACAGCTTGCTATTGCCAATATATAAAGCTACGTGTCTCTTCATACTCTCCTGAAATTCTTTCTCCGGGGCTCTTACCGAAAATACCAGCTCTCTGTTTTCTTTCGCTTTCTCGGCCTCTGCGTTCATCATGCTCCTGATATGCGAGCTGATTTAATTATGATGAACAGAGAGAGCCGAGAAGGTGTGAGAAAGCTTATAGGAGTGAGTGAGTGGATGGAGATCGAAGAGAAGGCATCAGAGTCCAGCTAGAGATGTTAGTTCACTACGCCATAACTCCACTTGAGCGACGGAGGGCTGTGGTCGCTTCAGGCCGGATTTTGTTCTCCTTCTTCGTTTTAGCTAGGGCTTTGCGAAGGCTGTTGGCCGGATGAACAAGGCGGGCGGGCATTGGCCATAACGACGGTTCTGATCGCGACAAAAGAGAATGATCACAGTACTCTGCACGTACATACGTTTAGGGCAAAAGCCGCAAACTAGCTTGTAGTTCTTTCATTCTATAGCAGGTAAAAAGCCATCTTACGAGTTGGATCGTTAAGGTGACCAAGATCCTTACAAGATATGGGAAATAATTGCAGCAAGAAGAGCAAAAGACTAGGAAGGAACTAAGATCTCTACTTCacccaaaagaagaagaagactgcAAGAAGCAGAAGCTCAGGGGCAAGCCAACCAGTTGGGAGTGGCCGGACTTGGCTTTCCAAAACGATCGATGATGCTTATTCCGATATATATTTCGTCATCCGCATTTTAGTTCACAGTTTGTTCTCATATAGATGCCTTAATTTCTATCTCCTTCACATGACAATACAAAATCTGAGATTCTGATTGAGGTTTGAGAATAAACTAGTGTGTAAAATTTGATTATATCCTCTTGGTTAGAAGAGTAGATTTTCACGCACCTTCAGGTACATTAAAGCATAACCAAATAACCAGCTGTACGTTTGCATCTCAATTGAAAGCTATAGTATGTTAACACATCTCAGAAAACTCCAATTCCAATAGGCAACAAAGCCGAATTGCCCCCTGAGATGTGCACTGTCAATTTAC encodes:
- the LOC126786061 gene encoding receptor-like serine/threonine-protein kinase At1g78530, which codes for MIQQYNVSAYSLKLIPQYEVRILILDFSSSISAVFWFYINRALLKLNQMRNALVLAFYITICCIAFVISKIIIAVLIYRRWKRKHLVFEHGFSGGKMVLFRAPVMQSLKSDVFLKKTLKLSNKDIIGSGGYGTVYKLTVNDTMAFAVKRLNRGSADRDRGFERELEAMGDIKHRNIVTLHGYYTAPHYNLLIYELVANGSLDRVLHGRSMTNKCLDWPARYKIALGAARGISYLHHDCIPHIIHRDIKSSNILLDQNMEARISDFGLATLMEPDKTHVSTLVAGTFGYLAPEYFDTGRATAKGDVYSFGVVLLELLTGKKPTDEAFVEEGTKLVTWVKAVVQDKKEEYVLDNNLGCCPEDDINDAFSIALMCLESEPSKRPTMAEVVKMLEQIRSDKVVGL
- the LOC126786062 gene encoding fatty-acid-binding protein 3, chloroplastic gives rise to the protein MHSGPTGKLISSKPRIGFLTRISTPNVLRCQTHHYSCSLFSTQGDSRAQTRTSFSLNASSSSVGSAEYIEEPATNVRFQTSLNLPGCSSPFALLGTGYREKVFAIIGVKVYAAGLYLNQSILNYLTAWKGRSAADIKKDPSLFSSIFQSPSEKSLQIVLVRDVDGKTFWDALNDAISPRIKSPTPVDESALSTFRSTFEGKPLKKGTFIFLTWPQTSKMLVLISSNGLPSSVDATIESENVSSALFDVFFGDTPVSPTLKASVATRLESILK